One window of the Candidatus Saccharibacteria bacterium genome contains the following:
- a CDS encoding DUF3768 domain-containing protein → MDTETIANETSAKIAALNDAARSNAANYMATRGIMSLDEVTIGEIFVAVQDFSKFTEDNDPYGEHDFGSFTVAGNKVFWKIDYYTQDLSSGCDPLDPGCRRVLTIMLAEEY, encoded by the coding sequence ATGGACACCGAAACAATAGCAAACGAAACATCAGCAAAGATTGCTGCGTTGAATGACGCGGCACGCAGTAATGCTGCGAACTACATGGCGACACGAGGCATCATGTCGCTCGATGAAGTGACTATCGGTGAAATCTTCGTCGCCGTGCAGGACTTTAGCAAATTCACGGAAGACAACGATCCCTACGGCGAGCATGATTTTGGCTCGTTTACGGTAGCCGGTAACAAAGTCTTTTGGAAGATAGATTACTACACACAGGACTTGTCTAGTGGGTGCGATCCGCTAGACCCGGGGTGTAGACGAGTTCTCACCATCATGTTAGCCGAGGAGTACTAG
- a CDS encoding replication-relaxation family protein → MDGDVKGQKLTGQQQRVLKLLFKFRFVSAGLLADVMGIHRVSVYEVLEQLVSKKLVAKVYEPKFRIDRKPAYYYLNKSGVTAVRKLMDVKESVVHALYKNDEMTDDFVSHSMKLIQCYTAIIKYLPKDSAVFSKTEINRFRQFPKNRPDLYIRTPDGKEAIVVIADDKPPYIVRKRLDEIITHSEDESWEGDNYPHICFVLKDSAAKFSFLYTTNKKLEGMGMDEGELPILASALTAFDKPAAHIWSSPFNPKKQTALFD, encoded by the coding sequence ATGGATGGAGATGTAAAAGGTCAAAAACTAACAGGTCAGCAGCAACGTGTCTTAAAGTTATTATTCAAGTTTCGATTTGTATCAGCAGGATTATTAGCAGATGTTATGGGTATTCATAGGGTCAGTGTCTATGAAGTATTAGAGCAATTAGTTAGTAAAAAGTTAGTGGCAAAAGTCTATGAGCCGAAGTTCCGTATTGATAGAAAGCCTGCCTATTATTACCTGAATAAAAGCGGCGTTACGGCCGTCCGCAAGCTCATGGATGTCAAAGAGTCTGTTGTACATGCCCTGTACAAGAATGATGAAATGACTGATGATTTCGTTAGTCATAGCATGAAGCTCATACAATGCTACACGGCTATTATCAAATACCTGCCTAAAGACTCGGCCGTGTTCTCAAAGACCGAGATCAACCGTTTCCGACAATTCCCCAAAAACCGTCCAGACCTCTACATACGCACACCAGACGGTAAAGAGGCTATCGTAGTCATTGCCGATGATAAGCCACCATATATAGTCCGCAAGCGCCTCGATGAAATTATCACGCATAGCGAAGATGAAAGCTGGGAGGGTGATAACTATCCCCATATATGTTTTGTCTTAAAAGATAGCGCCGCAAAGTTCAGCTTTCTCTATACCACAAACAAGAAGCTAGAGGGCATGGGCATGGATGAGGGTGAACTGCCGATACTCGCCTCAGCACTCACGGCGTTCGACAAACCAGCCGCACATATCTGGTCTTCCCCCTTTAACCCGAAAAAACAGACTGCGCTTTTCGATTAG